A genomic window from Cucumis melo cultivar AY chromosome 8, USDA_Cmelo_AY_1.0, whole genome shotgun sequence includes:
- the LOC103489968 gene encoding WAT1-related protein At2g37460, translating into MNSQVSQWCVSAKPFFAVVFLQFGLAGMDILSKAALNQGMSNYVLVVYRHAVATIVIAPFALIFDKKVRPKMTIPVFAKLMVLSLLEPVIDQNLYFLGMKYTTATFAAAMCNILPAITFVMAWILRLEKVRIKSIRSQAKIVGTVATVGGAMIMTLMKGPILELFWVKERATNPQQSGEISLQHTIKGSIMITIGCFSWACFMILQAITLKAYPAELSLTAWICLLGTAEGTVVALVMERGNPAVWSITWGTKLLAAVYSGIFCSGLAYYIQGLVMKDKGPVFVTAFSPLSMVIVAIMSSFILGERLYFGRVLGAVVIIVGLYLVVWGKNKDENCSSNEDLKLPTKQTIEDNKMESLTIEPNICVDLKNIEQK; encoded by the exons ATGAATTCCCAAGTTAGCCAATGGTGTGTCTCAGCCAAGCCTTTTTTTGCTGTAGTGTTCTTGCAGTTTGGTCTTGCAGGAATGGACATTCTATCTAAAGCAGCTCTGAACCAAGGAATGAGCAACTATGTTCTAGTTGTTTATCGCCATGCAGTTGCCACAATTGTTATAGCTCCTTTTGCACTGATTTTTGACAA GAAGGTCAGACCAAAGATGACAATTCCAGTCTTTGCCAAGTTAATGGTCCTCAGCTTGCTAGA GCCTGTGATTGATCAAAACTTATATTTCTTGGGAATGAAGTACACAACGGCAACTTTTGCAGCTGCCATGTGCAATATTCTTCCTGCCATTACCTTTGTAATGGCTTGGATTCTCAG GCTTGAGAAAGTAAGAATCAAAAGCATCAGAAGCCAAGCTAAGATAGTGGGAACCGTAGCAACAGTCGGAGGAGCTATGATAATGACACTAATGAAAGGTCCAATTTTAGAGCTATTTTGGGTTAAAGAAAGAGCAACCAACCCACAACAAAGCGGTGAAATCAGCCTTCAACATACAATCAAAGGTTCGATTATGATCACAATTGGTTGCTTCAGTTGGGCGTGTTTCATGATTCTTCAG GCAATAACATTGAAGGCTTACCCAGCTGAACTCTCTCTTACGGCATGGATTTGCTTATTGGGAACTGCGGAGGGAACTGTGGTGGCTTTAGTGATGGAAAGAGGAAACCCCGCCGTTTGGTCCATTACTTGGGGAACTAAATTACTCGCCGCCGTTTATAGT GGAATATTTTGTTCAGGACTTGCTTATTACATTCAAGGACTAGTGATGAAAGACAAAGGACCTGTTTTTGTGACTGCCTTTAGTCCATTGAGTATGGTCATCGTAGCCATTATGAGTTCCTTTATTCTAGGCGAACGTCTCTACTTTGGAAG GGTACTTGGAGCTGTTGTGATAATTGTGGGACTATACCTTGTTGTTTGGGGCAAAAACAAAGATGAGAATTGTTCCTCAAATGAAGACTTGAAATTACCCACAAAACAAACAATTGAAGACAACAAGATGGAAAGTTTAACAATTGAACCAAATATTTGTGTTGATTTAAAGAATATTGAGCAAAAATGA
- the LOC103489951 gene encoding zinc finger protein ZAT11, producing the protein MYFFESDAHEITQDIVHYCLNKSQQPKNKVILFKQNSDFSLVKLKPPTKNNKYLTPIPSNFQISSSPSFFVNFRISPTQIRTHTAPKFLHIHTHMAAKRIREEFGTSDIAKSLTLLSYGIQESSDPKFQPQNVALFECKTCNRQFPSFQALGGHRASHKRPRTSVEEPKDTADLKQKIHECGLCGQEFSSGQALGGHMRRHRVPPLAVAVAEKIPVLKRSGSTRVMCLDLDLNLTPLENDLKLLFGKMAPTVDLVL; encoded by the coding sequence atgTATTTTTTTGAATCAGATGCCCATGAAATAACACAAGACATAGTCCATTATTGTTTAAACAAATCCCAGCAGCcaaaaaataaagtaattttatttaaacaaaattcTGATTTTTCTTTAGTCAAACTAAAACCCCCAACTAAGAATAATAAATACTTAACACCAATCCCTTCCAATTTTCAAATCTCATCTTCTCCTTCCTTCTTCGTCAATTTCAGAATTTCCCCAACCCAAATTCGAACGCACACAGCTCCAAaatttcttcatattcataCCCACATGGCAGCTAAGAGAATCAGAGAAGAATTTGGAACTTCCGACATCGCTAAATCCCTAACGCTTCTTTCTTATGGAATTCAAGAATCATCAGACCCTAAATTTCAACCCCAAAACGTCGCCCTTTTCGAGTGTAAAACCTGCAACCGCCAGTTCCCGTCCTTTCAAGCTCTCGGCGGCCACCGTGCCAGCCACAAGCGGCCACGGACATCGGTGGAAGAGCCGAAAGACACGGCGGATTTGAAACAGAAAATTCACGAGTGTGGTCTTTGCGGGCAGGAGTTCTCTTCCGGGCAGGCCCTCGGCGGACACATGAGACGGCACCGGGTGCCGCCGTTGGCAGTGGCGGTGGCGGAGAAGATTCCGGTTTTGAAGAGGTCTGGGAGTACGAGAGTTATGTGTTTGGATTTGGACCTTAATTTGACGCCATTGGAGAATGACTTGAAATTGCTCTTTGGAAAAATGGCCCCAACCGTTGATCTTGTTCTTTGA
- the LOC103489959 gene encoding eukaryotic peptide chain release factor subunit 1-3, translated as MADAHETDKNIEIWKIKKLIKALEAARGNGTSMISLIMPPRDQISRVTKMLGDEFGTASNIKSRVNRQSVLGAITSAQQRLKLYNKVPPNGLVLYTGTIVTEDGKEKKVTIDFEPFRPINASLYLCDNKFHTEALNELLESDDKFGFIVMDGNGTLFGTLSGNTREVLHKFSVDLPKKHGRGGQSALRFARLRMEKRHNYVRKTAELATQFFINPATSQPNVAGLILAGSADFKTELSQSDMFDPRLQAKILNVVDVSYGGENGFNQAIELSSEILSNVKFIQEKRLIGKYFEEISQDTGKYVFGVDDTLKALEMGAVEILIVWENLDINRYVLKNASTGEIVIKHLNKEQEANQSNFRDSATSAELEVQEKMALLEWFANEYKKFGCTLEFVTNKSQEGSQFCRGFGGIGGILRYQLDIRSFDELSDGEEYDDSE; from the coding sequence aTGGCTGATGCTCATGAAACTGATAAGAACATTGAAATATGGAAAATTAAGAAGTTGATAAAAGCACTTGAAGCTGCAAGAGGTAATGGGACTAGCATGATCTCTCTCATCATGCCTCCGCGTGATCAAATTTCTCGTGTTACTAAGATGCTTGGTGATGAATTTGGAACTGCTTCAAACATTAAGAGCAGGGTGAATCGTCAATCTGTTTTGGGCGCTATCACATCTGCTCAGCAGAGACTCAAGCTGTATAACAAGGTTCCTCCAAATGGGCTTGTGTTGTATACTGGGACAATCGTGACTGaagatggaaaagaaaagaaagtcacAATTGATTTTGAGCCTTTTAGGCCTATAAATGCATCTCTTTATCTCTGTGACAACAAGTTCCACACAGAAGCCCTGAATGAATTGTTAGAATCTGATGACAAGTTTGGCTTCATCGTCATGGATGGTAATGGGACACTCTTTGGCACATTGAGTGGTAACACACGTGAAGTCCTTCACAAATTTAGTGTTGACCTTCCGAAGAAACATGGAAGAGGAGGTCAGTCAGCACTTAGGTTTGCTCGTCTTCGGATGGAGAAACGGCACAACTATGTTAGGAAAACAGCAGAGCTTGCCACCCAGTTCTTTATTAATCCTGCCACTAGTCAACCTAATGTTGCAGGATTGATACTGGCTGGATCAGCTGACTTTAAGACGGAGCTTAGTCAATCAGACATGTTTGATCCCCGTCTTCAGGCCAAAATACTTAATGTTGTCGATGTCTCTTATGGAGGGGAAAATGGATTCAATCAGGCTATTGAATTGTCATCGGAGATCTTGTCTAATGTAAAGTTTATTCAGGAGAAGCGCTTGATTGGAAAATACTTTGAAGAGATTAGCCAGGACACAGGGAAATATGTTTTTGGTGTTGACGACACACTGAAAGCTCTGGAGATGGGTGCTGTTGAAATACTCATTGTTTGGGAAAATTTAGATATCAATAGGTATGTATTAAAGAATGCTTCCACAGGTGAGATTGTTATAAAGCACTTGAACAAGGAACAGGAAGCCAATCAGAGCAACTTCCGTGACTCTGCCACCTCTGCTGAGTTGGAGGTTCAAGAAAAGATGGCGTTACTGGAATGGTTTGCAAATGAGTACAAGAAGTTTGGTTGCACATTGGAGTTCGTTACCAACAAATCACAGGAAGGATCACAGTTCTGCAGAGGTTTTGGTGGTATTGGAGGAATTCTTCGTTACCAGCTTGACATAAGATCGTTTGATGAACTATCTGATGGGGAAGAGTATGACGATTCTGAATAG